In Cercospora beticola chromosome 3, complete sequence, the following proteins share a genomic window:
- a CDS encoding uncharacterized protein (antiSMASH:Cluster_6) yields the protein MHVSVLSIAAVLLSSIAELGTALPQIPNNPAASVLAEAVATWNNEPTTPTINVNGINDLISAVTAIIPSPTPPPPPPKPPGPLCRYILTGINSYGGGGGGGAYQSHINIWDFNFSIEDSKSGKKRYTKILSGDLKPYAFSVGRADYKGTHNMCVSADFWRGSYKWNSCRISFDGGEYIEGKREKVDIDSNIVSVVKSRCVVEYEC from the coding sequence ATGCACGTCTCAGTCCTCTCGATCGCCGCAGTCCTGCTCAGCTCCATCGCAGAGCTAGGCACAGCCTTGCCTCAAATCCCCAACAATCCCGCCGCATCCGTTCTCGCCGAAGCTGTCGCAACCTGGAACAACGAACCCACCACTCCGACGATAAACGTCAACGGCATCAACGACCTCATCAGCGCCGTAACAGCAATTATACCTTCACCAACTCCTCCTCCCCCTCCACCAAAGCCCCCAGGACCTCTCTGCCGCTACATCCTCACCGGCATCAACTCCtacggcggcggaggcggtggcGGCGCCTACCAATCCCACATCAACATTTGGGACTTCAACTTTTCCATCGAAGACTCCAAGAGCGGCAAAAAGCGCTACACCAAAATCTTGTCCGGTGATCTCAAACCCTACGCGTTCTCCGTCGGTCGCGCAGATTATAAGGGCACGCACAATATGTGCGTGAGCGCAGACTTTTGGCGCGGAAGTTATAAGTGGAATAGCTGTCGCATTTCGTTCGATGGGGGAGAGTATATTGAGGGCAAACGAGAGAAGGTTGATATTGATAGTAATATCGTCTCTGTTGTAAAGAGTAGGTGTGTGGTTGAGTATGAGTGTTGA